One part of the Hydrogenobacter sp. genome encodes these proteins:
- a CDS encoding HAMP domain-containing sensor histidine kinase, giving the protein MEPLFKLLNFSEVSLNKHLPLTLSVVGISITLFTLLVLPFISSIFWIDLITNSIISFFCGIVALAVSFLFVFEFLKSQTLFSFFLFLSFYSSGISDIYASFVTDIRAFIWVRVINTLSSSIFLCLGCLFVEKRYNKITSSLTVKILIFFAVFSSIAFGFIFRSFNSYLPEPLIFKSVDKITYEGLNKITILASVFSIMLFLTSAFLLYKIYIKHRQELLLYMSFYSVMMANISFLFTLSTLWNIIWWVWHILRLLVYIFLFGLFLFGFIYLFNNINRKTKELTVAYNQLKAAQEKLVASERMVAAGMMAATIIHEIRTPIATINNLIQLLANVDIKCNYDTFVELKNLLKEEIYRLKRITEIFNLSYSQYTPKKRKANLSEEVKLCVESFKQSNADIIADKSIELESYIEGDIHANVDIDGLRVCLYNLLQNAVESTEEGIIRVYLKKIGDKIEISVEDTGVGIPAENIDKVFEPFYTSKTKGLGLGLFIVKRIVNAHGGDIMVVSSLGRGSKFSILIPVL; this is encoded by the coding sequence GAACCACTTTTTAAATTGCTTAACTTTAGTGAGGTATCATTGAATAAACATTTACCCCTAACCCTGTCTGTGGTAGGGATAAGCATTACATTGTTTACACTTTTAGTTTTACCATTTATAAGTTCTATCTTCTGGATAGATTTGATAACTAACTCTATAATTAGTTTCTTTTGTGGTATTGTAGCACTTGCAGTAAGTTTTTTATTTGTGTTTGAATTTTTAAAATCCCAGACACTTTTTTCTTTTTTTCTTTTTTTGTCTTTCTATAGTTCAGGTATCTCTGATATATACGCCTCTTTTGTAACAGATATAAGAGCTTTTATATGGGTAAGAGTTATAAATACACTTAGTTCTTCTATCTTCTTATGTTTAGGATGTCTTTTTGTAGAAAAGAGATATAACAAAATTACTTCAAGTTTAACAGTAAAAATCCTTATATTCTTCGCGGTTTTTTCTTCTATAGCGTTTGGTTTTATATTCAGGTCATTCAACTCTTATTTGCCAGAGCCTCTGATTTTTAAAAGTGTGGATAAAATAACTTACGAAGGATTAAACAAAATCACTATTCTTGCATCCGTATTCTCAATAATGCTGTTTCTTACAAGTGCTTTTCTTCTGTATAAGATATACATAAAACATAGACAAGAATTGCTCCTCTATATGTCCTTTTATTCAGTTATGATGGCTAATATAAGTTTTCTATTTACCTTATCAACGCTATGGAATATAATATGGTGGGTATGGCATATTCTCAGATTGCTAGTTTACATCTTCCTTTTTGGGCTTTTCCTGTTTGGATTTATTTATCTTTTTAACAACATCAATAGAAAAACCAAAGAACTTACAGTTGCTTATAATCAACTTAAAGCTGCTCAAGAAAAACTGGTGGCAAGTGAAAGAATGGTTGCTGCAGGCATGATGGCGGCTACTATAATCCACGAAATAAGAACACCTATAGCAACCATTAATAATCTTATTCAGCTTTTAGCTAATGTGGATATAAAATGCAATTATGATACATTTGTTGAGTTAAAGAACTTGTTAAAGGAAGAAATATATCGTTTGAAAAGGATTACAGAAATATTTAATTTATCATACAGTCAGTATACACCTAAAAAGCGTAAGGCAAATTTAAGTGAAGAAGTAAAGTTATGTGTGGAAAGTTTTAAACAATCAAATGCGGACATAATAGCGGATAAAAGTATTGAACTAGAAAGTTACATAGAGGGGGATATACACGCTAATGTAGATATAGATGGGTTAAGAGTGTGCTTATATAATCTCCTTCAAAATGCTGTTGAGTCAACAGAAGAAGGAATTATCCGTGTGTATCTTAAAAAAATAGGTGATAAAATTGAAATCTCTGTTGAAGATACCGGAGTGGGAATCCCTGCGGAGAATATAGATAAGGTATTTGAACCTTTTTACACCTCCAAAACTAAAGGACTGGGTTTAGGTCTTTTTATAGTAAAGAGAATCGTTAATGCGCACGGGGGAGATATAATGGTAGTAAGTTCCTTAGGGAGAGGCAGTAAATTCTCCATCCTTATCCCGGTTCTTTAG